The Eubacteriaceae bacterium Marseille-Q4139 genome has a window encoding:
- a CDS encoding L-lactate dehydrogenase has translation MATRCDNRKIALVGTGMVGMSFAYCLLNQAACDELVLIDLDKKRAEGEAMDLNHGLAFAPGNMKIYAGEYSDCGDADIVVICAGVAQKPGETRLALLKRNAEVFRSVVGSVTDSGFSGIFLIATNPVDIMARITREISGFPKERVIGSGTALDTARLRYLLGAYLDVDPRNIHAYVMGEHGDSEFVPWSQALLATKPVLQICAESDGRLSVSDLENISTEVREAAYKIIDAKKATYYGIGMALTRIVRAILGGENSVLTVSACLNGEYGQKDVYVGVPCILNQNGVSRILTLDLPDEEMDKLGKSCDTLRKSFDELGL, from the coding sequence ATGGCAACAAGATGTGACAACCGGAAAATTGCCCTTGTGGGCACCGGCATGGTGGGGATGAGCTTTGCTTACTGTCTTTTAAACCAGGCAGCATGCGATGAGCTCGTCCTCATCGATCTGGATAAAAAGAGAGCCGAGGGCGAGGCCATGGACTTGAATCACGGCCTTGCCTTTGCGCCCGGGAACATGAAAATTTATGCAGGGGAATATTCCGACTGCGGCGATGCCGACATCGTCGTCATCTGTGCCGGCGTGGCCCAGAAGCCCGGCGAAACGCGGCTTGCCCTCTTAAAGCGGAACGCCGAGGTCTTCCGCTCCGTCGTCGGCTCCGTGACAGACTCCGGTTTCTCCGGAATCTTCTTAATTGCCACAAACCCGGTAGACATCATGGCCAGAATCACAAGGGAAATCTCCGGCTTCCCCAAAGAGCGCGTCATCGGAAGCGGAACAGCCTTAGACACAGCAAGGCTCCGCTACCTGCTCGGCGCCTATCTGGATGTGGATCCGCGGAACATCCATGCCTATGTCATGGGCGAACACGGCGACTCGGAGTTTGTCCCGTGGAGCCAGGCCCTTCTCGCCACGAAGCCGGTACTCCAGATCTGTGCGGAATCTGACGGCAGGCTCTCCGTCTCTGATCTGGAAAACATCTCCACCGAGGTGCGCGAAGCGGCCTACAAAATCATCGACGCCAAAAAAGCCACCTACTACGGCATCGGCATGGCCCTCACCAGGATTGTCCGCGCCATCCTGGGCGGCGAAAACAGTGTCCTTACGGTCTCTGCCTGCTTAAACGGCGAATACGGTCAGAAGGACGTCTATGTGGGAGTCCCCTGCATTTTAAACCAGAATGGTGTCTCCAGGATCCTCACCCTGGATCTTCCCGACGAAGAGATGGACAAACTCGGCAAATCCTGCGATACCCTGCGGAAATCCTTTGACGAACTCGGTTTATAG
- a CDS encoding phosphatase PAP2 family protein, with translation MEFAILDFLQTIHNPVLDAVMCALSAAGNGGLLWILLGIALLFWKRTRKEGIIVLLILLGCLIVGNLILKNAVARPRPCWLNPAVELLIPVPEDFSFPSGHTMAGFSVSFYLWLKNRKWGSAALVLAALIAFSRMYLYVHFPTDILGGLLIGLALGYAGMKTENLWNKKTSPKTP, from the coding sequence ATGGAATTTGCCATTCTGGATTTCCTTCAGACGATTCACAATCCCGTTCTGGACGCAGTCATGTGCGCCTTGTCAGCGGCTGGGAACGGGGGCTTGCTCTGGATCCTTCTGGGGATTGCCCTGCTGTTTTGGAAAAGGACGAGAAAAGAAGGGATCATCGTGCTGCTTATCCTTCTTGGCTGCCTGATCGTCGGGAATTTGATTTTAAAGAATGCCGTTGCACGGCCAAGGCCCTGCTGGCTGAATCCGGCGGTGGAGCTTTTAATCCCGGTGCCCGAGGACTTTTCCTTCCCGTCGGGACATACGATGGCAGGCTTTTCCGTTTCCTTTTACCTTTGGCTTAAAAACCGGAAATGGGGCAGTGCGGCGCTTGTGCTGGCGGCTCTCATCGCCTTTTCCAGAATGTATCTTTACGTCCACTTCCCGACGGATATCCTGGGCGGGCTTCTCATCGGGCTGGCTCTTGGATATGCGGGAATGAAAACAGAAAATCTTTGGAATAAAAAGACATCCCCCAAAACGCCGTAG
- a CDS encoding sugar kinase, with product MSTNSFDLMTFGEIMLRLSPPRHARIVDGDIFEKRAGGAELNVASGVALLGLRTGIISKLPLNELGTFIKNRIRFVGVSDDYLIYDDSPEARLGLYYYEMGAAPRKPTIVYDRRSSSVTRIRLEEIPEEVYSSARMFHTSGISLALCEGMKNTAIELIRRFKEHGALISFDVNYRANLWSEEEARETIKKILPMVDVLFVSEETSRRMFRKTGCLEDILKSYADEYGVKIVAATQRTVISPRKHCFTSTLYDAQSGQFFTEEPYKDIDVIDRIGSGDAYVAGVLFGLLKYQDPRKAMEFGNATSSVKNTVPGDLPSSDFKEIDRIIREHHSTGPVSEMNR from the coding sequence ATGAGTACGAATTCCTTTGACCTGATGACCTTTGGCGAAATCATGCTGAGGCTTTCCCCGCCCCGCCATGCCCGCATCGTGGACGGCGACATTTTTGAAAAGCGCGCCGGCGGCGCAGAGTTGAACGTGGCTTCCGGTGTGGCCCTTTTAGGACTCCGCACCGGCATCATCTCCAAACTCCCCTTAAACGAGCTTGGAACCTTCATCAAAAACAGGATCCGTTTCGTCGGCGTATCCGACGACTATCTGATTTACGACGACTCACCTGAAGCAAGGCTGGGACTCTACTACTACGAGATGGGCGCCGCGCCGAGAAAGCCCACCATCGTCTATGACCGCCGTTCTTCCTCCGTCACCAGGATCCGGCTGGAGGAAATCCCCGAGGAGGTTTACTCCTCTGCCAGAATGTTCCACACCAGCGGCATCAGCCTGGCTCTCTGCGAAGGCATGAAAAACACGGCCATCGAACTGATCCGCCGCTTTAAAGAGCACGGCGCACTGATCTCCTTTGACGTCAACTACCGTGCGAACCTCTGGAGCGAAGAAGAAGCCAGGGAGACCATCAAAAAGATTCTTCCCATGGTGGACGTCCTGTTCGTGTCCGAGGAGACGAGCCGCCGCATGTTCCGGAAAACCGGCTGCCTCGAGGATATTTTAAAGAGCTATGCCGACGAGTACGGCGTAAAGATTGTTGCCGCCACCCAGCGTACCGTCATCAGCCCGAGAAAGCACTGCTTTACCTCGACGCTCTACGACGCCCAGAGCGGCCAGTTCTTCACAGAAGAGCCGTATAAGGATATCGACGTCATCGACCGGATCGGCTCCGGCGACGCCTATGTAGCCGGCGTCCTCTTCGGCCTCTTAAAGTACCAGGATCCGAGAAAAGCCATGGAATTCGGAAACGCCACCTCCAGCGTGAAAAACACGGTGCCCGGCGACCTTCCGTCCTCGGATTTCAAGGAAATCGACAGGATCATAAGAGAGCACCACTCCACCGGCCCTGTCAGCGAAATGAACCGGTAA